In one window of Rhodoligotrophos appendicifer DNA:
- a CDS encoding hydantoinase/oxoprolinase family protein — protein MGIEIGGTFTDLIAVSDSGQIESAKALSTPSNPALGALDALLRWRPDASGVTSLVHGSTVATNAVIERKGAPTALLVTEGHRDILEIQRHEKSDIFDMHYTAPQPLVPRQWSLEVRERLDATGAVVTPLSCDLRLEAELRQLVERDGISSVAVCLLHSYLDPRHERELEDWLRERFPSLQVSLSSVVNPEYREYERASTTVMSAYLRPVVAGYMGEIERLMQDNGLQGNIQIMQSSGGIIPIQAAKEKAVNVVLSGPAAGVVGAVFMGGLSGVRDFITLDMGGTSTDVCLVRDLQATLSYDNKVDGLPVRAPTFDIQVVGAGGGSIAAVDAAGYLRVGPRSAGADPGPCCYGRGGTEPTTTDATALMGILRPHRFFGGALELRLDLAAAAIGRLSQTLQLSALEVAEGIRRIANSNMTETIRLISIERGHNPRDFALLAFGGAGALHACEVADDLMIDTVVVPEHQGVLSALGLLASDFTVDLVKAHPADAVALDIDALAAAFDALDQAARTEFARYGLETKEILIERAVDIRYRGQASELSVPVADSAIGPSACHAWIANFHALYKERFGHSFPEKQVQIVNLRLVARKEAGRITMASKPEGAAPRAERSEIYFGGQLRQAEFFWRPDLPAGFTCAGPAIVEDHFATSFVPPDWSLTVHDTGTLILTRSASAVEAAP, from the coding sequence GTGGGTATCGAAATCGGTGGAACATTCACCGACCTGATCGCCGTGTCGGACAGCGGACAGATTGAATCCGCCAAGGCATTGAGTACGCCTTCCAACCCGGCGCTCGGTGCCCTCGACGCGTTGCTGCGCTGGCGGCCGGACGCCTCGGGCGTCACCAGCCTCGTCCATGGCTCGACGGTAGCGACCAATGCCGTGATCGAGCGCAAGGGCGCCCCCACCGCCTTGCTGGTCACCGAGGGCCATCGCGACATCCTCGAGATCCAGCGGCACGAGAAATCCGACATCTTCGATATGCACTACACCGCGCCGCAGCCTTTGGTGCCGCGCCAATGGTCCCTCGAAGTGCGGGAAAGACTGGACGCGACCGGCGCAGTGGTCACTCCCCTGAGCTGTGATCTGCGCCTGGAAGCCGAACTCAGGCAATTGGTCGAGCGCGACGGGATCTCTTCGGTCGCCGTCTGCCTGCTGCACTCCTACCTCGATCCGCGCCACGAACGGGAGCTCGAGGACTGGCTTCGCGAGCGTTTCCCCTCCCTCCAGGTGAGCCTGTCCTCCGTGGTCAATCCGGAATACCGCGAATATGAACGCGCCAGCACGACGGTCATGAGTGCCTATTTGCGGCCGGTGGTCGCCGGCTATATGGGCGAGATCGAACGGCTGATGCAGGACAACGGCCTGCAGGGCAACATCCAGATCATGCAATCCTCCGGCGGGATCATTCCGATCCAGGCTGCCAAGGAGAAGGCGGTCAATGTCGTGCTGTCGGGACCGGCAGCCGGAGTGGTCGGCGCCGTCTTCATGGGCGGACTGTCCGGTGTCCGCGATTTCATCACGCTCGACATGGGCGGCACCAGCACCGATGTCTGCCTGGTACGCGACCTGCAGGCGACGCTCTCCTATGACAACAAGGTCGATGGCCTGCCCGTGCGCGCGCCCACATTCGACATCCAGGTCGTCGGCGCCGGCGGCGGATCGATCGCCGCCGTTGACGCGGCGGGATATCTGCGGGTCGGACCGCGCAGTGCGGGCGCCGATCCGGGTCCCTGCTGCTACGGGAGGGGCGGAACGGAGCCGACCACCACCGATGCCACCGCACTCATGGGCATCCTGCGACCGCACCGCTTCTTCGGCGGCGCCCTGGAGCTTCGCCTCGACTTGGCCGCCGCGGCCATTGGCAGGCTGTCGCAGACGCTGCAGCTCTCAGCCCTGGAGGTGGCCGAGGGGATTCGGCGCATCGCGAACTCCAACATGACCGAGACCATCCGGCTGATCTCCATCGAGCGCGGCCATAACCCCCGCGATTTCGCCCTTCTCGCCTTCGGTGGCGCCGGGGCACTGCATGCCTGTGAAGTCGCCGATGACCTCATGATCGACACGGTCGTGGTGCCCGAGCACCAGGGGGTCCTGTCCGCCCTCGGCCTGCTCGCCAGCGACTTCACCGTGGACCTGGTGAAGGCGCATCCGGCGGACGCAGTCGCACTCGACATAGACGCCCTCGCCGCGGCCTTCGACGCCTTGGACCAGGCGGCGCGCACGGAGTTCGCCCGATACGGTCTCGAGACGAAGGAGATCCTCATCGAACGCGCCGTCGACATTCGCTATCGCGGCCAGGCCTCCGAACTCTCCGTGCCGGTCGCGGACTCGGCGATCGGACCCTCGGCGTGCCACGCTTGGATCGCGAATTTCCACGCCCTCTACAAGGAGAGGTTCGGCCACAGCTTCCCGGAAAAGCAGGTACAGATCGTCAATCTCAGGCTTGTGGCGCGAAAGGAGGCCGGCCGCATCACCATGGCCTCCAAGCCCGAAGGCGCGGCGCCCCGAGCCGAGCGGTCCGAGATCTACTTCGGCGGCCAGCTGCGTCAGGCGGAGTTTTTCTGGCGCCCCGATCTCCCCGCGGGCTTCACCTGTGCCGGCCCCGCCATCGTCGAGGATCATTTCGCCACCAGCTTTGTGCCACCCGACTGGAGCCTCACGGTGCACGACACCGGAACATTGATCCTGACGCGATCCGCCAGCGCCGTGGAGGCTGCGCCATGA
- a CDS encoding hydantoinase B/oxoprolinase family protein, which yields MSAPGIVEQQIIGRALHAVAEEMGINLLRNAFSSIVREAKDMSTALFDADGVLIAQPDHIPILLSAMTTAIGACLEQFDPDEMTEDTILVTNDPYRGCHHLNDIALFMPVFAEGRRIAFVGSIAHHIDVGGAAPGILPRASEIYEEGKIIPPLRMRLDNGRFPALFEQLITANVRVPDETTGDLNAQLVALFSGRSRLQALARRYGSDTICATMTALVAASESVMRATLESLDDFDVEGSAWLDDDGIGGPEMVVRTRLTKTGGTLVIDFAGTDAQRPCMMNANLSSTLGAVWTIVRQVLGAGIEMWHNAGAVRPIEVRVPEGSFLNPLPPASVHGRIITAYRVYDAVMDALQKAIPDRVMATGFNSSICLALSRMRDGRFDIFVEVLSGGWGARNGSDGPNALPFPLSNCSNAPTEYVERQFPFLRIRRYGLEQDSCGPGQWRGGAGEIREYDVLEDDVLVTVFTDRFKYGAPGAAGGGDGLPGRIEVERGNELIPLASKTGFLLKSGDRLRMVGGGGGGYGPPGNRARAASREDRMSGLVTAESVM from the coding sequence GTGAGTGCACCGGGAATCGTCGAGCAGCAGATCATCGGCCGCGCCTTGCATGCGGTCGCCGAGGAGATGGGGATCAACCTCCTCCGCAATGCCTTCTCCTCCATCGTCCGCGAAGCGAAGGACATGTCGACGGCCCTGTTCGATGCCGACGGCGTGCTCATCGCCCAGCCCGACCACATTCCCATTCTTCTGAGTGCCATGACCACCGCCATCGGCGCTTGCCTTGAACAATTCGATCCCGATGAGATGACCGAGGACACGATCCTGGTCACGAATGACCCTTATCGTGGCTGCCATCACCTGAACGACATCGCGCTGTTCATGCCCGTCTTCGCCGAGGGGCGGCGGATCGCCTTTGTCGGCTCCATTGCGCACCACATCGATGTGGGGGGCGCCGCACCGGGAATTCTTCCCCGTGCTTCGGAGATCTATGAGGAAGGCAAGATCATCCCGCCTCTGCGCATGAGGCTCGATAATGGTCGTTTCCCGGCCTTGTTCGAGCAGCTGATCACGGCAAACGTCCGCGTTCCCGATGAGACCACGGGTGACCTCAACGCCCAGCTCGTCGCCCTGTTTTCGGGTCGCAGCCGGCTGCAGGCCCTGGCCAGGCGCTACGGCAGCGACACCATCTGCGCCACCATGACGGCGCTCGTCGCAGCCTCCGAGAGCGTCATGCGGGCAACGCTCGAATCTCTCGATGATTTCGACGTGGAAGGCAGCGCCTGGCTGGATGATGACGGCATCGGCGGCCCCGAAATGGTGGTGCGCACGCGTCTGACCAAGACCGGCGGCACGCTGGTCATCGACTTTGCCGGCACCGATGCCCAGCGCCCGTGCATGATGAACGCCAACCTCTCCTCCACCTTGGGCGCGGTCTGGACCATCGTCCGGCAGGTCCTGGGGGCTGGCATCGAGATGTGGCACAATGCCGGCGCCGTGCGTCCGATCGAGGTGCGGGTCCCGGAAGGATCTTTCCTCAACCCGCTTCCGCCGGCCAGCGTCCATGGCCGGATCATCACCGCCTATCGGGTCTATGACGCCGTCATGGATGCGCTGCAGAAGGCGATTCCCGACCGCGTGATGGCCACGGGCTTCAATTCCTCCATTTGCTTGGCGCTCAGCCGCATGCGGGACGGCCGCTTCGACATCTTCGTCGAGGTGCTGTCCGGAGGCTGGGGCGCGCGCAACGGGAGCGACGGGCCGAACGCGCTGCCCTTCCCCCTGAGCAACTGCTCCAACGCGCCCACCGAATATGTGGAGCGCCAATTTCCGTTCCTGCGGATTCGCCGCTACGGGCTGGAGCAGGATTCCTGCGGGCCCGGGCAATGGCGCGGCGGCGCGGGCGAAATCCGCGAATATGACGTCCTCGAGGATGATGTCCTGGTCACGGTCTTCACCGACCGCTTCAAATACGGCGCCCCGGGCGCGGCAGGCGGTGGCGACGGCCTGCCGGGCCGCATCGAGGTGGAGCGGGGCAACGAACTCATCCCCCTCGCATCGAAGACGGGCTTCCTCCTGAAGTCGGGGGACCGCTTGCGCATGGTCGGCGGCGGCGGTGGCGGCTATGGGCCGCCCGGAAACCGGGCTCGGGCGGCCTCCCGCGAGGACCGCATGTCCGGTCTGGTGACAGCAGAATCGGTGATGTGA
- a CDS encoding hotdog fold domain-containing protein — protein sequence MTPDLTAYETSIEIRVDSHYSNHVVSLGTIVELFGMAGTKLAYLLDGDGGFMRAMDKVEFLAPAYEGDFLKVTAKLLSVGRTSRKRQYECWCVARTFGIGTEPSHGEVLEQPILIARAEAVTVTPLEFQRTTPTALRAEIEP from the coding sequence GTGACCCCGGATCTGACCGCCTACGAAACCAGCATCGAAATTCGCGTCGACAGCCATTATTCGAACCATGTCGTGTCCCTCGGGACGATCGTCGAGCTGTTCGGCATGGCCGGCACGAAGCTCGCCTATCTGCTCGATGGCGATGGCGGGTTCATGCGCGCCATGGACAAGGTCGAGTTCCTGGCACCGGCCTATGAGGGCGACTTTCTGAAGGTGACGGCCAAGCTGCTCTCCGTGGGGCGAACCTCGCGCAAGCGGCAATACGAGTGCTGGTGCGTGGCGCGCACCTTCGGCATCGGGACGGAGCCCTCACACGGCGAGGTGCTCGAGCAGCCGATCCTCATCGCCAGGGCCGAGGCTGTGACCGTCACGCCGCTCGAGTTTCAGCGAACGACCCCGACCGCCTTGCGCGCCGAGATCGAACCGTGA